A genomic region of Caldivirga sp. contains the following coding sequences:
- the cyaB gene encoding class IV adenylate cyclase: MFEVEVKFRVSNVDDVISKLRGFATYVGSDVEEDHYFNHPCRDFAATDEAVRVRLYGSGKVTVTYKGPRLGGEGKVRVEYNIDVDSASNTIGALKELGFREIAVIRKERTEYTYGSYTIYVDKVNGLGNFIEIETLTNDQGIVSELVKSIMSFAERALGVKKDSVEPKTYLELMLSKISEGK; this comes from the coding sequence ATGTTTGAGGTTGAGGTTAAGTTTAGGGTGAGTAACGTAGATGATGTTATAAGTAAGTTGAGGGGGTTTGCTACGTATGTGGGTAGTGATGTTGAGGAGGATCATTACTTTAATCACCCCTGCAGGGACTTTGCAGCAACTGATGAGGCTGTTAGGGTTAGGTTATATGGATCAGGTAAGGTAACGGTTACTTATAAGGGACCTAGGTTAGGTGGTGAGGGTAAGGTTAGGGTTGAGTATAATATTGATGTTGACTCGGCCAGCAATACTATAGGCGCCTTGAAGGAGCTTGGCTTTAGGGAGATTGCGGTTATTAGGAAGGAGAGAACTGAGTATACTTACGGTAGTTACACAATATACGTGGATAAGGTTAATGGGTTAGGGAACTTCATTGAGATTGAAACCTTAACTAATGACCAGGGTATAGTTAGTGAATTAGTGAAGAGTATTATGAGCTTCGCGGAGAGAGCCCTTGGGGTTAAGAAGGACTCCGTGGAACCTAAAACATACTTGGAACTCATGTTGAGTAAGATAAGCGAGGGAAAATGA
- a CDS encoding ribosome biogenesis/translation initiation ATPase RLI — translation MPTRIAVVDKDLCQPRKCSQECIRFCPVVRTGKRAIYFDEQLNRPVITDLCTACGICVRKCPFEAITIINLPSELDEHCIHQYGPSGFKLFKLPMLKQGKVIGIIGQNALGKTTIANILAGSIIPNLCSSDGSRDEVIRRFRGTELQTYFTRLYGNRLRVIHKTQYIELIPMVIKGKVKEALMRVNSDEGKVLEVANKLNLTHLLDRDVSVLSGGELQRLAIAAAILKGGDVYIFDEPTTHLDVTERLRVAKAISELTSGNRYVLIIDHDLAVLDYLADLVVILYGKPGAYGIVSSIKGAKEGINEYLRGYLASENMLIRREAIAFKPTPPPREVRKERVLVEWSDVTKNLGDFKLIARSGQLMRGEVVGVLGPNGIGKTTFARILVGELQPDEGVVIPYGVVRISYKPQYIRDIAIKYPELTVSSMIGKVAGVDYREKPHWPDLANGLLLTPIMDKSLKELSGGELQRVMIAAALLKDAELYVLDEPMAYLDIEQRIRTARVIARLAEEKEATVLFIEHDVTMLDYVSSSVMVFDGEPGKLGMANSPIDLRKGMNMFFKAQDITFRRDAHNGRPRINKKDSVMDRIQREIGEYYYYVTEKE, via the coding sequence ATGCCCACTAGGATAGCTGTAGTGGATAAGGATCTTTGCCAACCTAGGAAGTGCAGTCAAGAGTGCATTAGATTCTGCCCAGTGGTTAGGACCGGTAAGAGGGCTATTTATTTTGATGAGCAGCTTAATAGGCCAGTGATAACTGACCTATGCACTGCATGTGGCATTTGCGTAAGGAAGTGCCCCTTTGAGGCAATAACAATAATTAACCTACCCTCTGAGCTTGATGAACACTGTATCCACCAGTATGGGCCAAGTGGCTTTAAGTTGTTTAAATTACCCATGCTTAAGCAGGGTAAAGTAATAGGTATAATCGGCCAGAACGCGCTTGGTAAGACAACAATAGCCAACATACTCGCTGGTTCAATCATACCTAACCTATGCTCAAGTGATGGTAGTAGGGATGAGGTGATCAGGAGGTTTAGGGGCACTGAGCTTCAAACATACTTCACTAGGCTTTACGGTAATAGGCTTAGGGTTATTCATAAGACGCAGTACATTGAGTTAATACCCATGGTGATTAAGGGTAAGGTTAAGGAGGCCTTAATGAGGGTTAATAGTGATGAGGGAAAGGTACTTGAAGTAGCCAATAAGCTTAATTTAACTCATCTACTGGATAGGGACGTCAGTGTCCTCAGTGGTGGGGAATTACAGAGGCTGGCTATTGCAGCAGCCATCCTTAAGGGTGGTGATGTCTACATTTTCGATGAACCCACAACCCACTTAGATGTTACCGAGAGGCTTAGGGTGGCTAAGGCAATTAGTGAATTAACTTCAGGCAATAGGTACGTATTAATAATTGACCATGACTTAGCGGTGCTAGATTACTTAGCGGATCTAGTAGTGATACTCTACGGTAAGCCCGGGGCCTATGGTATTGTCTCAAGTATCAAAGGTGCTAAGGAGGGGATTAACGAGTACCTTAGAGGTTACTTAGCCAGTGAAAACATGCTTATTAGGAGGGAGGCAATAGCATTCAAGCCAACACCACCACCAAGAGAGGTTAGGAAGGAGAGGGTTTTAGTGGAGTGGAGTGATGTCACTAAGAATCTTGGTGACTTTAAGTTAATCGCGCGGTCAGGGCAATTAATGAGGGGTGAGGTTGTTGGTGTACTTGGGCCAAATGGTATTGGTAAAACTACCTTTGCTAGAATACTGGTGGGTGAGCTTCAACCGGATGAAGGCGTGGTAATACCTTATGGTGTAGTTAGGATAAGCTATAAGCCTCAGTACATAAGGGATATTGCAATTAAGTACCCTGAATTAACGGTCTCCTCAATGATAGGTAAGGTGGCTGGTGTCGACTATAGGGAGAAGCCTCATTGGCCAGACTTGGCCAATGGCTTACTTTTAACGCCGATAATGGATAAGAGCCTTAAGGAGTTAAGCGGTGGTGAGCTTCAGAGGGTTATGATAGCTGCAGCCTTACTTAAGGATGCTGAGTTATACGTACTTGATGAACCAATGGCCTATCTAGACATTGAGCAAAGGATTAGGACAGCCAGAGTTATTGCAAGGCTAGCTGAGGAGAAGGAGGCTACAGTGCTCTTCATTGAACATGACGTAACTATGCTTGATTACGTAAGCTCATCAGTAATGGTATTTGATGGTGAACCAGGGAAGTTAGGTATGGCTAATTCACCAATCGACCTAAGGAAGGGTATGAACATGTTCTTTAAGGCGCAGGACATAACGTTCAGGAGGGATGCTCACAATGGTAGGCCAAGAATTAATAAGAAGGATTCGGTAATGGATAGGATTCAAAGAGAGATTGGTGAGTATTACTACTATGTTACTGAGAAGGAGTAG
- a CDS encoding CDP-2,3-bis-(O-geranylgeranyl)-sn-glycerol synthase, producing MNIGLLIAQALLIIWPPYVANATPVLAKRVFKGRLHPIDFNKSLKDGKRVLGDGKTYEGFMMGVTLGTLGGYLVVYVIGSLTTPLLKYPTMLDSFVMSVAALLGDMLGAFIKRRLGLRRGEPAPLLDQLDFLLASLLALYLINPSILPAPVAVAAIIITPPIHLATNAGAYLLGLKSEPW from the coding sequence ATGAACATCGGCCTATTGATTGCCCAAGCCTTACTCATAATATGGCCACCCTACGTGGCTAATGCAACCCCGGTTTTAGCCAAGAGGGTTTTCAAGGGTAGGCTTCATCCAATTGACTTCAATAAGTCTCTTAAGGATGGTAAGAGGGTTCTGGGGGATGGTAAAACCTATGAAGGGTTCATGATGGGTGTTACCCTAGGAACCCTGGGTGGTTACCTTGTGGTTTACGTTATTGGTTCATTAACTACACCACTACTTAAGTACCCTACCATGCTTGATTCCTTCGTAATGTCAGTGGCTGCGCTCCTAGGTGATATGCTGGGTGCCTTCATTAAGAGGAGGCTTGGCTTAAGGAGGGGTGAACCAGCCCCATTACTGGATCAGCTTGATTTCCTCCTAGCCTCCCTACTTGCACTATACTTAATTAACCCAAGCATTTTACCTGCTCCAGTAGCAGTGGCTGCAATAATCATAACCCCCCCAATTCACCTAGCCACAAATGCTGGCGCATACCTACTTGGCCTTAAGAGCGAACCTTGGTAG
- a CDS encoding ATP-binding protein: protein MEPPFVNRVVELYWLRDWASGFRYVPLYIYGPEGCGKTRLLKEFVRRFREYFGDDGVALYIDATEGIDLDKALLTSPGVELVMDVVRGLVSGFINEGVGRALTRVATLIIEKALRTRLNGKYVLLAVDDVVKSMGINNVEWYIKWLYEFMQKFMSEYGPRAVNVIATTSEGESLKLLFRHNYLVTRLIWNLNRESFRDLYLPLKPPSWLDFDEVWTLLGGNPRALWELAMAFNWDLTAYRNSVVERLAPIVDEVKGRGLVKELIEVVNDPDAIHRDSNARLIELGDLLIRNNLIIYKWVSTIGNASIPKDPELGIGEYYAWQLPIYRAIIKQLLR from the coding sequence GTGGAGCCTCCCTTCGTTAACAGGGTTGTGGAGCTTTATTGGCTGAGGGATTGGGCTTCTGGCTTTAGGTACGTGCCCCTCTACATCTATGGCCCTGAGGGTTGTGGCAAGACTAGGCTGCTTAAGGAATTCGTGAGGAGGTTCAGGGAGTACTTTGGGGATGATGGGGTTGCCCTCTACATAGACGCCACCGAGGGCATTGACCTAGATAAGGCATTACTTACCTCGCCAGGGGTTGAGTTAGTCATGGACGTGGTTAGGGGGTTGGTGAGTGGCTTTATTAATGAGGGCGTTGGTAGGGCGTTAACCAGGGTGGCCACGTTAATAATCGAGAAGGCCCTGAGGACAAGGCTCAACGGTAAGTACGTTCTCCTGGCCGTGGATGATGTTGTTAAATCAATGGGCATCAATAACGTTGAGTGGTACATTAAGTGGCTTTACGAATTCATGCAGAAGTTCATGAGTGAGTACGGGCCCAGGGCCGTGAACGTAATAGCCACTACATCTGAGGGCGAGAGCCTTAAGTTACTATTTAGGCATAATTACCTAGTTACTAGATTAATATGGAACCTCAATAGGGAATCCTTTAGGGATCTATACCTACCCCTCAAACCACCAAGTTGGCTTGACTTTGACGAGGTCTGGACATTACTTGGCGGTAACCCGAGAGCCCTTTGGGAGTTGGCTATGGCGTTTAATTGGGACTTGACGGCGTATAGAAACTCGGTAGTGGAGAGGCTGGCACCCATCGTTGATGAGGTTAAGGGTAGGGGATTGGTGAAGGAGTTAATCGAGGTGGTTAATGACCCAGACGCAATACATAGGGATTCAAACGCCAGGTTAATAGAACTCGGCGATCTATTGATAAGGAACAACCTGATAATCTACAAGTGGGTCTCGACGATAGGGAATGCGAGCATACCCAAAGACCCAGAGCTCGGCATTGGGGAGTACTACGCATGGCAACTACCCATCTACCGAGCAATAATCAAGCAATTACTGAGGTAG
- a CDS encoding DUF998 domain-containing protein, protein MVSVNSVLTYMGIAAAVLAWVVIAVSISLNPWFSMFGNALSDLGNPHANYYWVYNYGLVVTAALMLLFSFHLLLVSENKVEVMGSSFVTIASIFLALIGIFHEGTYPHTFVSEWFFTQMDLAVVVWSIGLVLSRRLNYGIPLLLLGLIAPVPALLIKWPSTALLETYGIVIIDIWAIVATILIKGKAPRVHCGV, encoded by the coding sequence ATGGTGTCTGTGAATAGTGTTTTAACATACATGGGTATTGCCGCTGCCGTATTGGCTTGGGTAGTTATAGCAGTTAGCATTAGTCTTAATCCTTGGTTCAGCATGTTTGGTAATGCCCTGAGCGACTTAGGTAATCCTCATGCTAATTACTACTGGGTGTATAATTATGGCTTGGTTGTAACGGCAGCCTTAATGCTCTTATTCTCATTTCACCTACTGCTTGTTTCTGAAAATAAAGTTGAGGTAATGGGTTCCTCCTTTGTCACTATTGCCTCTATTTTCCTTGCCCTAATAGGTATTTTTCATGAAGGCACTTACCCCCACACCTTCGTTTCTGAATGGTTCTTCACGCAAATGGATTTAGCTGTTGTTGTTTGGAGCATTGGCCTAGTATTGAGTAGAAGACTTAACTACGGTATTCCACTCCTACTGCTTGGTTTAATAGCCCCAGTACCGGCATTGCTAATTAAATGGCCCTCAACAGCCCTTCTTGAGACATATGGTATAGTAATTATTGACATATGGGCTATAGTTGCAACAATACTGATTAAGGGTAAGGCACCTAGGGTTCACTGCGGAGTTTAA
- a CDS encoding ABC transporter ATP-binding protein: MNCISVEGLVKSFNGVRALDGLTFSVECGDSVALLGPNGAGKTTTMRIIAGLLKSDSGVVKVCGFDVIKEPKKAKACLGYLPEDAAPFMNLTVRENLEYVGLVRGLSNIKDAVEWVSQTLGLNGLMSVRPSSLSRGNRQRVALAMAIIHRPKVLLLDEPLNYLDIPTQENVVELLLSMRREGTTMLISTHIMSVAERLTNRVIMINRGRLVWEGSISELMMLVKPGERIEETVARMLKEA; the protein is encoded by the coding sequence GTGAATTGCATAAGCGTTGAGGGCTTGGTGAAATCATTTAATGGGGTAAGAGCCCTAGATGGATTAACATTCAGCGTGGAGTGCGGTGATTCAGTGGCACTCCTTGGACCAAATGGGGCTGGTAAGACAACCACCATGAGGATTATTGCTGGGCTCCTTAAATCTGACTCGGGGGTGGTTAAAGTATGTGGTTTCGACGTTATTAAGGAACCTAAGAAAGCTAAGGCATGCCTAGGATACTTACCTGAAGACGCTGCACCATTCATGAACCTGACCGTTAGGGAGAATTTAGAGTACGTGGGTTTAGTGAGGGGTTTAAGCAACATTAAGGATGCTGTGGAGTGGGTTTCTCAAACCCTAGGTTTAAATGGCTTAATGAGCGTTCGACCATCATCACTATCAAGGGGTAATAGGCAGAGGGTTGCATTAGCCATGGCCATCATCCATAGGCCTAAGGTACTTTTACTTGATGAGCCATTAAACTACCTTGATATTCCAACCCAGGAGAACGTTGTTGAATTACTACTAAGCATGAGAAGAGAGGGTACTACAATGCTCATATCCACCCATATAATGTCTGTGGCGGAGAGGTTAACTAATAGAGTCATTATGATTAATAGAGGTAGATTAGTTTGGGAAGGTAGCATTAGTGAACTGATGATGCTGGTTAAGCCGGGGGAGAGAATTGAGGAGACCGTCGCCAGAATGCTTAAGGAAGCTTAA
- a CDS encoding type II/IV secretion system ATPase subunit gives MHANDYAVLDGLVQVSILMSRDGQYIYWVEEPKLSKEEENLLLKIREELGRLMSARNVPSIYDYSSVKEYVKGIAESLIRRYAPSINPEGAKRIMYYLLKNTVGFGPIEPLVNDPRVEDVHINGPGRSIYVWHNRYGHIKTNISISDDELSRLVTLLSQRIRRNPSSASPILEGLLMPENFRVEMLLRDIVSIGPVITIRKFREVPLTVVEMIKLGTLSSKLAAYLWFMLDHGVSILIIGPTGAGKTTLLNALLFLVRNGFRIITIEDARELYLLHDHWVPLVARTSETPGVANVDLYELVKVSMRLRPDYIVVGELRGEESYVFFQALASGHTGLSTLHAYSAEMAIRRLLSKPMEIPATLLTSLGVIVQISIVAKGDEITRRVTRVEEVIDVQEDRPVLNRVFEWRRSDDSIVNVNESVLVSRIIENHALQPDEVKAELNRREEFMSLMVKRNISSPSDVFEIINKYYMNPEEAFNELSERRTGEVK, from the coding sequence ATGCACGCTAATGATTACGCTGTATTAGATGGATTGGTGCAGGTATCGATACTAATGAGTAGAGATGGCCAATACATTTACTGGGTTGAGGAACCTAAGTTAAGTAAGGAGGAGGAGAACCTACTCCTGAAGATTAGGGAAGAGTTGGGAAGGTTAATGAGTGCTAGGAATGTACCATCAATATACGATTACAGTAGTGTTAAGGAGTACGTTAAAGGTATTGCTGAGTCATTAATTAGGCGTTACGCACCCAGTATTAATCCTGAGGGGGCTAAAAGAATAATGTATTACCTATTGAAGAACACGGTTGGCTTCGGTCCCATTGAGCCTCTTGTTAATGATCCCAGGGTTGAGGATGTTCACATTAATGGCCCAGGTAGGAGTATTTACGTGTGGCATAATAGGTATGGCCACATTAAAACCAACATAAGCATCAGTGATGATGAGCTAAGTAGGTTAGTGACCCTCCTCTCCCAGAGGATAAGGAGGAACCCCAGTTCAGCATCACCAATACTTGAGGGGCTTCTAATGCCGGAGAACTTCAGGGTTGAGATGCTGCTTAGGGATATTGTCTCAATAGGCCCAGTGATTACTATTAGGAAGTTTAGGGAAGTGCCATTAACCGTAGTGGAGATGATTAAGTTAGGCACCTTAAGCAGTAAGCTGGCTGCTTACCTATGGTTCATGCTTGACCATGGAGTCAGCATACTCATAATAGGCCCCACTGGTGCAGGGAAGACAACACTACTTAACGCATTACTCTTCCTAGTTAGGAATGGGTTCAGGATAATTACAATTGAGGATGCTAGGGAATTATACCTGCTTCACGACCACTGGGTACCCCTGGTGGCTAGGACCTCGGAGACTCCCGGAGTCGCTAACGTGGATCTGTATGAATTGGTTAAGGTATCCATGAGGCTTAGGCCTGATTACATTGTTGTTGGTGAATTAAGGGGTGAGGAATCATACGTCTTCTTTCAGGCATTGGCAAGTGGGCACACTGGATTATCAACACTCCACGCCTACTCAGCTGAAATGGCCATTAGGAGACTGTTGTCTAAACCCATGGAGATACCTGCAACCCTATTAACATCACTGGGCGTTATTGTGCAGATAAGCATTGTGGCTAAGGGTGATGAAATAACCAGGAGGGTTACTAGGGTTGAGGAGGTTATTGATGTTCAGGAGGATAGGCCTGTGCTTAACAGGGTTTTCGAATGGAGGAGGAGCGATGATAGTATAGTTAACGTGAATGAGTCAGTACTGGTGAGTAGGATTATTGAGAACCACGCCCTACAGCCTGATGAGGTTAAGGCTGAGTTGAATAGGAGGGAGGAATTCATGTCACTCATGGTTAAGAGAAACATATCATCCCCCAGCGACGTCTTCGAAATAATAAATAAGTATTACATGAACCCTGAGGAAGCATTCAATGAGTTAAGTGAACGCAGGACTGGTGAAGTTAAGTGA
- a CDS encoding type II secretion system F family protein, with the protein MRVSNPITVLRNWLNSYSRQVSAKSGYTISSELIKVSVLYLSVQAIASLALAIILVRLGPRVSLLFILISALSLTAIGMINAYIVIRLRSRARKFEKSIVTILLTTIPLMASGEPLVNVFNYLATIRIEPEVNGEFRRLVSEVYSGFDIVSAIKRSIERVPSRVYNDVMSIIAESYGVSGNIADVLALKLDSIIRREQSMFRSRTQALSLMMEVYVVSAQLLPILLIILTISLAPLGSIPISPEALILLMFLVYVPVVGSIFYMVMSGLLD; encoded by the coding sequence GTGAGGGTCAGTAATCCCATTACGGTACTTAGGAATTGGCTTAACTCGTATTCACGCCAAGTCAGTGCTAAGAGTGGTTACACTATATCGTCTGAGTTAATTAAGGTTAGCGTGCTTTACCTATCGGTCCAGGCAATTGCATCGCTTGCCTTAGCCATCATCCTAGTTAGGCTGGGGCCTAGGGTTTCATTACTCTTCATCCTGATTTCAGCATTATCATTAACGGCAATAGGAATGATTAATGCTTATATCGTGATTAGGCTTAGGTCAAGGGCAAGGAAATTCGAGAAGTCAATAGTTACAATACTGTTAACTACAATACCGTTAATGGCCAGTGGGGAACCATTGGTTAATGTGTTCAATTACCTAGCTACAATCAGAATTGAACCTGAAGTTAATGGGGAATTCAGGAGACTGGTAAGTGAAGTTTACAGTGGCTTCGATATAGTGAGCGCGATTAAGAGGAGTATTGAGAGGGTTCCCTCTAGGGTATATAATGATGTTATGAGCATAATTGCTGAATCATATGGGGTAAGTGGGAATATAGCTGACGTGCTTGCACTTAAATTGGATTCAATAATAAGGAGGGAGCAGTCAATGTTCAGGTCAAGGACGCAGGCCCTATCACTAATGATGGAGGTTTACGTGGTTTCAGCCCAATTACTGCCAATACTCCTCATAATACTAACCATATCGCTGGCACCACTGGGTTCCATCCCAATAAGCCCAGAAGCCCTCATACTCCTCATGTTCCTAGTTTACGTACCAGTGGTTGGCTCAATATTCTACATGGTAATGAGCGGGCTACTAGATTAA
- a CDS encoding MarR family transcriptional regulator has product MGGGKGLYLLVLDYLRNRPSATFSELCKLIGMARGACGNYLRYLIERGWIERIDVGVYSITEEGLRILEMNTPNSTSLKRP; this is encoded by the coding sequence ATGGGTGGTGGGAAGGGTCTGTACTTACTGGTGTTGGATTACTTAAGGAATAGGCCTAGTGCAACCTTTAGTGAGCTTTGCAAGCTAATTGGAATGGCTAGGGGTGCTTGTGGTAATTACCTAAGATACCTTATTGAGAGGGGTTGGATCGAGAGGATTGATGTTGGGGTTTATAGTATTACTGAGGAGGGGTTGAGGATCCTTGAAATGAATACTCCAAACTCCACATCATTAAAGAGGCCTTGA
- a CDS encoding ATP-binding protein, producing MLFDLEPKSKREDLYDFETELRRLISGIVNEKIIVVRGLRRTGKTSLMRVALNEAGYPFIYLDLRFSSRPRQSDIAELIRRGLEGFLSRNRSLIDRVKDALLRIRWIKVEVSPIRVEFGLGGHRRLSVGDLLDAINDLGAGLGKAVVIAIDEAQELSKVTWINFNMILAYSYDNLRYVKFLLSGSEVGVLDRFLRVKDPEAPLFGRYIHFVSTRRLSPDESLDFLRRGFEQYGVRPSDDLLVRVVNELDGVIGWLTYVGHQYAVEGRQSLDEVLETATEMALTELRNFLANRSPRYRVLLRELFMRRSWSDLKAAIERAEGRSINDKSLYVLLRELIDHGIVEKINDEYVVADPIIRRTTLKL from the coding sequence ATGCTTTTTGATCTTGAACCTAAAAGTAAGAGGGAGGACTTATACGATTTCGAGACTGAGTTGAGGAGATTAATTAGCGGCATCGTTAATGAGAAGATAATTGTCGTTAGGGGCCTCAGGAGGACTGGCAAGACCTCACTAATGAGGGTTGCGCTTAATGAGGCTGGTTACCCATTTATCTACCTCGACCTTAGGTTTAGTAGCAGGCCTAGGCAGTCAGACATCGCTGAGTTGATTAGGCGTGGGCTTGAGGGCTTCCTGAGCAGGAATAGGTCACTCATTGATAGGGTTAAGGATGCCTTATTAAGAATTAGGTGGATTAAGGTTGAGGTATCGCCAATACGCGTGGAGTTTGGGCTTGGTGGCCATCGTAGGTTGAGCGTCGGCGATTTATTAGATGCGATTAATGATCTTGGTGCTGGGTTGGGTAAAGCTGTGGTCATAGCCATTGACGAGGCGCAGGAATTGAGTAAGGTCACCTGGATTAACTTTAACATGATACTCGCGTATTCTTACGACAATCTGAGGTACGTAAAATTCCTACTCTCGGGCTCCGAGGTTGGCGTGTTAGATAGATTCCTTAGGGTTAAGGATCCTGAGGCGCCATTGTTTGGTAGGTACATCCACTTCGTAAGCACCAGGAGGCTCAGTCCCGATGAGTCGCTGGACTTCCTTAGGAGGGGTTTCGAGCAGTACGGTGTTAGGCCAAGCGATGACCTCCTGGTGCGTGTCGTGAATGAGCTTGATGGCGTCATTGGTTGGCTCACTTACGTTGGTCATCAATACGCGGTTGAGGGTAGGCAATCGCTTGATGAGGTCCTCGAGACAGCGACCGAGATGGCGCTTACTGAACTTAGGAACTTCCTAGCCAATAGGAGCCCTAGGTATAGGGTGCTGCTTAGGGAGTTATTTATGAGGAGGAGTTGGAGTGATCTTAAAGCCGCTATTGAGAGGGCGGAGGGTAGGTCAATTAATGATAAATCACTATATGTACTGTTGAGGGAGTTGATTGACCACGGCATCGTGGAGAAGATAAATGATGAGTACGTGGTTGCTGACCCAATAATTAGAAGAACCACCTTAAAGCTATAG
- a CDS encoding MFS transporter has translation MNRNVKALVASRIIRSFSFGYLSFTIPLYLKSIGFNPALIGLYFMINSISSSLLVLAAGFLGDLYGRRDTLIAMSSLFTASMLIYSITTNKLAIFITSILGTTGGGGPGGGAGGGPVTPLQTSLLADNTSPVERTKVYSITTASSTASSLTGAATSYLLISMGLGDLFLFKLSTVLSLVSLLVLLMVRRDRGRVNVNSISQILPRRSSSSVTRIAIAGSFGSLGLGMVTPLLPLWFKLYLHATELDINMIYLASYLASMVSTLLADRVERIMGRVKAISMLRSISVGLFIVMAIIPSLIVDSVLYVVRVALYMVTIPMRQSLSMEVIASEERARGLSITGLARRLPYSIGSFTAGVMMNASLFTLSMITGGLVSMLDPLLYYMFFRSFRGEDR, from the coding sequence ATGAATAGGAATGTTAAGGCTCTTGTAGCTTCAAGGATAATTAGAAGCTTCTCCTTTGGCTACTTATCATTCACAATCCCCCTCTACTTAAAGTCCATAGGCTTCAACCCAGCGTTAATAGGGCTTTACTTCATGATTAACTCTATTTCATCATCACTACTAGTGTTAGCTGCAGGCTTCCTAGGGGATCTCTACGGTAGGAGGGATACTCTAATAGCTATGTCATCTCTATTCACTGCTTCAATGCTAATCTATAGTATAACAACTAATAAACTGGCCATATTCATAACCTCAATACTGGGCACTACAGGAGGCGGTGGCCCTGGGGGAGGCGCTGGTGGTGGACCAGTTACGCCGCTTCAAACTTCACTACTAGCTGATAACACGAGTCCAGTTGAAAGAACTAAGGTTTACAGTATTACCACAGCATCATCAACGGCATCATCATTAACTGGAGCGGCAACATCATACTTACTTATCAGCATGGGCCTAGGTGACTTATTTCTATTCAAGCTATCTACGGTACTTAGCTTAGTGTCTCTACTAGTTTTACTAATGGTGAGGAGGGATAGGGGGAGGGTTAATGTTAATTCAATAAGTCAAATACTACCAAGGAGGTCAAGTAGTTCAGTAACTAGGATTGCGATTGCTGGGTCCTTTGGTAGCCTTGGATTAGGTATGGTAACTCCACTACTCCCGCTGTGGTTTAAACTTTATCTGCATGCCACAGAACTCGACATAAACATGATTTACCTAGCCTCATACCTGGCTTCAATGGTTTCCACCCTACTAGCGGACAGGGTGGAGAGAATCATGGGTAGGGTTAAGGCCATATCCATGCTCAGGTCCATTTCAGTAGGCTTATTCATAGTTATGGCTATAATACCCAGCCTAATCGTGGATTCAGTACTTTATGTAGTTAGGGTGGCGCTCTACATGGTTACAATACCCATGAGGCAATCCTTATCCATGGAGGTTATAGCTAGTGAGGAGAGGGCTAGGGGGTTATCCATAACAGGCTTAGCTAGGAGACTACCCTATAGCATAGGCAGTTTCACGGCAGGCGTAATGATGAATGCCTCATTGTTCACACTATCAATGATAACGGGTGGCTTAGTGTCAATGCTTGATCCACTGCTTTACTACATGTTCTTTAGGTCATTCAGGGGGGAGGATAGGTAA
- a CDS encoding histidine phosphatase family protein, with the protein MATIYLVRHGESTLNREGILQSRDINVGPLTEKGRLEALCVARFLKNNTKGISRIIASPLLRARETASIIAGEIKVDLTIDERVREVEMGKWEMMKINDIGPGFLKYSRNPLKYPPPGGEDAESVLGRMINVINEAKENIVVVSHYQPIASLITHVVGSSQSNIYRIRIDTGSVSAIFKDDEWGDWRVLFINIKPFNFLNCK; encoded by the coding sequence ATGGCTACTATTTACCTAGTTAGGCATGGTGAATCAACACTGAATAGGGAGGGGATATTGCAGAGTAGGGACATTAATGTAGGGCCATTAACTGAGAAAGGCAGATTAGAGGCATTATGCGTAGCTAGGTTTCTTAAGAATAATACTAAGGGGATAAGTAGAATTATTGCATCCCCACTTCTTAGGGCTAGGGAAACCGCCAGTATTATTGCTGGTGAAATTAAGGTTGACTTAACAATTGATGAGAGGGTTAGGGAAGTTGAAATGGGTAAGTGGGAGATGATGAAGATTAATGATATAGGGCCTGGTTTCCTCAAATACTCAAGGAACCCGCTCAAATACCCACCACCTGGTGGTGAGGATGCTGAGTCAGTCTTAGGTAGGATGATTAATGTAATTAATGAGGCGAAGGAGAACATTGTAGTGGTTTCCCATTATCAACCTATAGCATCATTAATTACCCATGTAGTGGGTTCAAGCCAGAGCAACATTTATAGGATTAGGATCGATACTGGTTCAGTGTCGGCTATTTTTAAGGACGATGAGTGGGGTGATTGGAGGGTCTTATTCATCAATATTAAGCCATTTAATTTTCTAAACTGCAAATAA